The following are encoded in a window of Fulvia fulva chromosome 7, complete sequence genomic DNA:
- a CDS encoding Peptide transporter PTR2 — MAQNHEDAAAELHATFEKRNGSIGNRRSVDMAGAKLPIQEKGPEVVDAEFGTTEDGMEPNEHEKKTLRRVGDAFPKSAYLIAVVELCERFTYYGCQGLFQNYINNHPDGREGQRGLGLGHAGATGLNTFFQFFCYLTPILGAIISDQYLGKYKTILLFAAVYWVGLLILWTTSLPVSIENGAALGGYIASIIIIGFGTGGIKSNIAPLIADQYTRRKMAVKTLPKTGERVVIDPAITYQRIYMMFYACINIGCLSLLATPFMEKYKGFWTAYLMCFLMFNVGIGVLIFCRGRYIVRPPQGSIITDSFKAIGMMIASRNTDAAKPSWRAANGKTSPVPWNDHFIDELKRALRACKVFTFYPVFWVCYGQFSSNFVSQAAQMTGHGMPNDLMQNFDPISIIVFIPILDKLVYPALRKAKIELKPIARITIGFVLASFCIAYAAIVQHIIYRSGPCYGDPLKCDAAIASDPVRPNSVHIAVQTPAYVFIGLSEIFISVTGLEYAYTKAPPSMKSFVQSLYLFTSAIGSALSEALVPATGDPAIMWMYTGVSIVAFLTAIVFWFTFSHYDKQEQQMNELDASDYSDSKLQSEAGSTHDGQHGQEAQGAEEKI, encoded by the exons ATGGCACAGAATCACGAGGACGCAGCTGCTGAGCTGCACGCGACATTTGAGAAGCGTAATGGCTCCATTGGTAACAGGCGGAGCGTCGACATGGCCGGAGCTAAGCTGCCCATCCAAGAGAAGGGCCCGGAGGTTGTCGATGCTGAGTTCGGCACCACGGAAGATGGTATGGAGCCGAATGAGCACGAGAAGAAGACTCTTCGACGTGTTGGTGATGCGTTCCCAAAGAGTGCATATTTGATCGCAGTGGTTGAGCTGTGTGAGAGATTCACCT ACTATGGCTGCCAAGGTCTCTTTCAGAACTACATCAACAATCATCCCGACGGCCGCGAAGGCCAGCGAGGTCTTGGTCTGGGTCATGCCGGTGCTACTGGCCTGAATACCTTCTTCCAGTTCTTCTGCTACCTCACCCCCATCCTTGGTGCCATCATCTCCGATCAGTACCTCGGAAAGTACAAGACCATCCTCCTTTTCGCTGCTGTATACTGGGTCGGCCTGCTCATCCTCTGGACCACCTCTCTCCCAGTCAGCATCGAAAATGGCGCAGCCCTTGGCGGATACATTGCTTCTATCATCATCATTGGCTTCGGCACGGGCGGTATCAAGAGTAACATCGCGCCGTTGATCGCAGACCAGTACACTCGACGCAAGATGGCCGTCAAGACACTCCCCAAGACGGGCGAGCGCGTTGTTATCGACCCAGCGATTACCTACCAGAGAATCTACATGATGTTCTACGCCTGCATCAACATCGGCTGCCTGTCCCTCCTCGCCACCCCATTCATGGAGAAGTACAAGGGTTTCTGGACCGCCTACCTTATGTGCTTCCTGATGTTCAACGTCGGCATTGGTGTCCTCATCTTCTGCCGCGGCAGATACATCGTCCGACCACCCCAAGGCTCCATCATTACCGACTCCTTCAAGGCCATCGGTATGATGATTGCGAGCCGCAACACTGATGCAGCCAAGCCATCCTGGCGTGCGGCCAACGGCAAGACGAGCCCAGTCCCGTGGAATGACCACTTCATCGATGAGCTCAAGCGTGCCCTCCGCGCCTGCAAGGTCTTCACCTTCTACCCAGTCTTCTGGGTATGCTATGGCCAATTCAGCTCCAACTTCGTGTCACAAGCAGCTCAGATGACTGGCCACGGCATGCCCAACGATCTAATGCAGAACTTCGATCCTATAAGCATCATCGTCTTTATCCCAATCCTCGACAAGCTCGTCTACCCAGCCCTGCGCAAGGCCAAGATCGAGCTCAAGCCCATCGCCCGTATCACCATCGGCTTCGTCCTGGCCTCCTTCTGCATTGCCTACGCAGCAATTGTCCAGCACATCATCTACCGCTCCGGCCCCTGTTACGGCGACCCACTCAAGTGCGACGCCGCCATCGCAAGCGACCCAGTCCGACCAAACAGCGTCCACATCGCAGTCCAAACACCCGCCTACGTCTTCATCGGTCTTTCCGAGATCTTCATCTCCGTCACCGGTCTGGAATACGCATACACCAAGGCCCCACCCAGCATGAAGTCCTTCGTACAGTCCCTCTACCTCTTCACATCAGCTATCGGATCTGCGCTGTCTGAGGCTCTCGTCCCAGCGACTGGAGACCCCGCGATTATGTGGATGTACACGGGTGTGTCGATCGTGGCGTTCTTGACGGCGATTGTTTTCTGGTTTACGTTCAGCCACTATGATAAGCAGGAGCAGCAGATGAACGAGCTTGATGCGAGCGATTATAGTGATAGTAAGCTGCAGAGCGAGGCGGGTAGCACGCACGATGGACAGCATGGGCAGGAGGCTCAGGGGGCTGAGGAGAAGATATAA
- a CDS encoding Homoserine dehydrogenase, which produces MSAKQVFVAVIGLGGVGKAFLSQLSFLQQRLSKQNPPIDLRLVLARRSTKQLFSSNFEPLNVQTVAQDLDKNGSPPPPFNETFGQLARAPGKVVLVDNTSDQGLASLYPMVLQRGISIVTPNKKAFSDKYDLWHSIFSSAANGTGSPSNGYIFHESTVGAGLPVISSLKELVETGDEVAKIEGVFSGTMSFLFNSFQPVGGGGGTFAAEVKKAKGLGYTEPDARDDLNGLDVARKLTILARIAGLPVESPTSFPVQSLIPKDLESAQSGDDFLEKLPQFDSEMEKIKDEASKEGKVVRFVGSIDVASKQVKVGLEKFDVSHPIAALKGSDNIISFYTKRYGSNPLIIQGAGAGGDVTAMGVTGDLLKVVRMLQ; this is translated from the coding sequence ATGTCAGCCAAACAAGTCTTCGTCGCAGTCATCGGCCTGGGAGGCGTCGGTAAAGCCTTCCTCAGCCAGCTCTCCTTCCTCCAGCAGCGACTGTCCAAGCAGAACCCACCCATCGACCTCCGCCTTGTTCTCGCGCGCCGAAGCACGAAACAGCTCTTCAGCAGCAACTTCGAGCCCTTGAACGTCCAGACCGTCGCACAGGATCTCGACAAGAATGGATCGCCTCCTCCGCCTTTCAACGAGACATTTGGCCAACTCGCTCGTGCGCCAGGAAAGGTCGTTCTCGTAGACAACACTTCCGATCAGGGCCTTGCCTCCCTCTACCCGATGGTCTTGCAGCGCGGCATCAGCATTGTCACTCCCAACAAGAAGGCTTTCTCCGACAAGTACGATCTGTGGCATTCCATCTTCAGCTCTGCAGCCAATGGCACTGGGTCACCAAGCAACGGCTACATCTTCCACGAATCCACAGTTGGAGCCGGCCTACCCGTCATATCCTCCCTGAAAGAGCTTGTCGAGACTGGTGACGAGGTTGCAAAGATCGAGGGTGTCTTCTCAGGCACCATGTCCTTCCTCTTCAACTCCTTCCAGCCAGTCGGTGGAGGAGGCGGCACATTTGCTGCAGAGGTGAAGAAGGCGAAAGGTCTGGGTTACACTGAGCCCGATGCGAGAGACGATCTCAACGGTCTGGACGTCGCGCGAAAGCTCACAATCCTCGCACGTATTGCTGGCCTACCAGTCGAGTCGCCTACCTCTTTCCCCGTCCAGAGCTTGATACCAAAGGACCTCGAGTCGGCACAATCAGGCGACGACTTCTTAGAGAAGCTACCACAATTCGACAGCGAGATGGAGAAGATTAAGGACGAGGCAAGCAAGGAGGGTAAGGTCGTGAGGTTTGTTGGCAGCATCGACGTGGCCTCGAAGCAGGTCAAGGTTGGCCTTGAGAAGTTCGACGTCAGCCACCCGATTGCAGCATTGAAGGGCAGTGACAACATCATCAGCTTCTACACCAAGCGATACGGCAGCAACCCGCTAATCATCCAAGGTGCCGGAGCTGGCGGCGATGTCACGGCAATGGGTGTTACTGGCGATCTTCTAAAGGTTGTGCGTATGCTGCAATGA